A part of Xenopus tropicalis strain Nigerian chromosome 4, UCB_Xtro_10.0, whole genome shotgun sequence genomic DNA contains:
- the arhgap29 gene encoding rho GTPase-activating protein 29 isoform X1, with protein sequence MGDVDNGSTLGLHASRRSRSFENISVDDSAGSIQKRDDIPGHLRAEEVDNMLLRYDSGIESALSYAKAWSKYTKDILAWVERRLSVEIETARNLAKMAESARSLVNNQEYMPFQSTFLAAFQNDIDSSQVSLQTIGALQSNKFIQPLQARRSELDKQRKEMKDLWQREQKKMQDLEAALRKAKLLNAQRQDEHEKAKSSTMRAEEDLLSISGGLQKDGSKQLEKRRRLEEEASQKAEEAKEYYKVCMAEVEERRNSMENFKSELLTQIRELIYQCDLTLKAATVNLFQLQHSQVVSLPVNCQTLCENAKLYEPGQQYSDFVKNLPKEDDPIETGSCEASITNIGGSLLSKRQEDNAHASQGNLSQGSGEFPSQPPDDIGSPVYRRSNKMEQKRSSSSIDIPGMRGPPPFRSWSVGNQSGGMCSDSESAGGSSESRSMDSPSASPGGFKRRLPRTPSTGTMSSADDLDEREPPSPSENGLNDLVSEIANSPGPFRNTNMSKAAQTHKLRKLRAPSKCRECDSLVVFHGAECEECSLACHKKCLETLAIQCGHKKLHGRLHLFGVEFTQAAKNTHDGIPFIIKKCTTEIESRALTVKGIYRVNGAKSRVEKLCQAFENGKDLVELSDLYAHDISNVLKLYLRQLPEPLILFRLYTELIGLAKESQRASEELGVNSSSPTLKRLPSGVELNRVILKIRDLLKQLPTPNYNTLQYLIGHLHRVTEDVEENKMSASNLGIIFGPTLIRPRQTDATISLSSLVDYPYQARIVELLITYYDRIFDVSRKMLNPEESQPESVSSTEEREPQQIRKSQSLPVGKEDFLLSRRASSLDENSLQFKGVEERERKQSMDVLEEIENNCCPNDFNMDSSSEVVSPGSTLNDCALDEPDCSMDTISEGEVSPAKMNVEELYKTNLSAHGKSYQQLTKVQLRAPRARPVVRPVSLPVDRLLSSSVLNEKNSRNVSSGDKLGQSPIIEEVSDNKPFPTVNLCHRLSCYDTQGQKKTWDKQYKQYDITPRTAMIMTNVPQEIRAHDSGSAVTNLSSNVNSVNSTLPKISAFPAKASVMASEGNYAEASPVLALRAPRTLQPPPGTFYNPPSNKSRLSEETNQSNIASVSSAQIQFNNNNVNLVTDSDGKSDMQGQNKSPCNMTELQTTEIKPTYQRLRPKRMQELEHREAHFV encoded by the exons ATGGGAGATGTAGACAATGGGTCAACACTGGGACTTCATGCATCACGTAGGAGTCGG TCATTTGAAAACATTTCTGTGGACGATTCAGCTGGATCAATTCAAAAGAGGGATGATATTCCAG GGCACCTTAGGGCAGAAGAAGTGGACAACATGCTTCTGCGGTACGACAGTGGAATTGAATCCGCACTGTCATATGCTAAAGCCTGGTCAAAATATACCAAGGATATTCTTGCCTGGGTAGAGAGAAGGCTTAGCGTGG AAATTGAAACTGCCAGAAATCTTGCAAAAATGGCTGAAAGTGCAAGATCCTTGGTTAATAATCAG GAGTATATGCCATTCCAGTCCACCTTCTTAGCTGCTTTTCAGAATGATATTGACAGCAGCCAAGTTTCTCTGCAAACAATTGGTGCTCTTCAAAGCAACAAGTTCATTCAG CCTCTCCAAGCTAGAAGATCGGAGCTTGATAAACAAAGGAAGGAAATGAAAGACCTTTGGCAGCGAGAGCagaaaaaaatg CAAGATCTGGAGGCAGCTTTACGCAAGGCTAAACTTTTAAATGCCCAGCGACAAGATGAACATGAAAAAGCAAAGTCCAGTACAATGCGAGCAGAGGAGGACTTGCTCAGCATAAGTGGGGGACTTCAAAAGGATGGTAGCAAACAACTAGAGAAGAGACGTCGTCTAGAAGAGGAAGCTTCACAGAAG GCTGAAGAAGCTAAAGAATATTACAAAGTATGTATGGCAGAAGTTGAGGAGAGGAGGAACTCTATGGAAAACTTTAAGAGTGAGCTTTTAACGCAAATTCGAGAACTTATTTATCAGTGTGATCTCACTCTTAAAGCT GCAACAGTGAATCTGTTCCAGTTACAGCATAGCCAAGTAGTATCCCTTCCGGTTAATTGCCAGACCCTGTGTGAGAATGCCAAGCTTTATGAGCCAGGACAGCAGTATTCAGATTTTGTCAAAAACTTGCCCAAAGAAGATGATCCTATTGAGACAGGATCATGTGAAGCTTCAATTACAAACATTGGAGG GTCACTTCTGTCTAAGCGACAAGAAGATAATGCACATGCATCACAAGGCAACTTATCTCAAGGCTCGGGAGAATTCCCTTCTCAGCCCCCTGATGACATTGGCAGCCCTGTTTATAGACGATCTAACAAGATGGAGCAGAAAAGGTCCAGCAGCAGCATAGATATTcccg gaATGAGAGGGCCACCGCCTTTTAGATCTTGGTCTGTAGGGAACCAAAGTGGAGGCATGTGTAGTGATTCAGAGAGTGCAGGAGGCAGCAGTGAGTCCCGTTCTATGGATTCTCCATCTGCAAGCCCAG GTGGTTTTAAGAGAAGGCTTCCCAGGACGCCATCTACAGGAACTATGTCATCAGCTGATGATCTTGATGAAAGGGAACCACCCTCACCTTCGGAGAATG GTTTGAATGACCTTGTTTCTGAGATTGCCAATTCTCCAGGGCCATTTAGAAATACTAATATGTCTAAGGCAGCCCAGACTCACAAATTGCGAAAATTAAGAGCTCCATCTAAATGCAGAGAGTGTGACAGCTTGGTGGTATTCCATGGAGCAGAGTGTGAAGAG TGTTCTCTTGCTTGCCACAAGAAGTGTTTAGAGACGCTGGCCATTCAGTGTGGACACAAAAAGCTTCACGGAAGACTTCATCTGTTCGGTGTGGAATTTACTCAGGCCGCTAAAAACACCCATGATGGCATTCCTTTTATTATAAAGAAGTGTACAACGGAAATTGAAAGCAGGGCTTTAACTGTAAAA GGTATTTATCGTGTAAATGGAGCAAAGTCTCGTGTTGAAAAGCTATGTCAGGCTTTTGAGAATGGAAAAGACTTGGTAGAGCTGTCAGATCTATATGCACATGACATCAGCAATGTTCTAAAGCTCTACCTTCGCCAG CTTCCTGAACCGCTGATTTTGTTTAGACTCTACACTGAGTTAATAGGATTGGCAAAAGAAAGTCAACGTGCTAGTGAAGAATTGGGGGTTAACTCAAGTAGCCCCACATTAAAGAGACTGCCTTCAGGTGTTGAACTGAACAGAGTCATTCTTAAAATTAGAGATCTACTGAAACAGCTGCCAACACCAAACTATAACACACTACAGTACTTAATTGGGCACCTACACAG AGTCACAGAAGATgtggaagaaaataaaatgtcCGCTAGCAACCTTGGGATAATATTTGGGCCCACTCTTATCAGACCACGTCAGACTGATGCCACAATTTCACTTTCCTCTCTTGTGGATTATCCTTATCAAGCACGAATTGTTGAACTACTTATTACATATTATGATAGGATATTTGATGTGTCAAGAAAGATGTTGAATCCTGAAGAAAGTCAACCTGAATCAGTGAGTTCTACAGAAGAAAGAGAACCCCAACAAATCAGGAAATCACAGTCCTTGCCTGttggaaaggaa gattttttactgtcaagACGGGCCAGCTCTTTGGATGAAAATTCATTGCAATTTAAAGGTGTAGAGGAGAGAGAACGAAAGCAGAGCATGGATGTACTAGAAGAGATTG AGAATAACTGCTGTCCAAATGATTTTAACATGGATTCCTCATCAGAAGTGGTCAGTCCTGGGTCTACACTGAATGACTGTGCTTTAGATGAGCCTG ATTGTTCTATGGATACTATTTCAGAAGGAGAAGTCAGCCCTGCTAAAATGAATGTGGAGGAACTTTATAAAACGAACCTTTCTGCTCATGGAAAATCTTATCAACAGTTAACCAAAGTTCAGTTGAGGGCTCCTAGAGCCCGACCTGTGGTCCGTCCTGTTAGTTTACCTGTGGATCGACTTCTTTCTTCCTCAGTGTTGAATGAAAAGAATTCCAGAAATGTTTCTAGTGGAGACAAACTTGGCCAGAGTCCTATTATTGAAGAGGTTTCTGATAACAAACCATTCCCTACTGTTAATTTATGTCACAGACTTTCCTGTTATGACACCCAAGGTCAAAAGAAAACATGGGATAAGCAATACAAACAGTATGACATTACCCCGCGAACTGCCATGATTATGACCAACGTTCCCCAAGAAATCAGAGCACATGATTCCGGATCTGCAGTTACCAATTTGTCATCTAATGTTAATTCAGTGAATTCCACACTTCCCAAAATATCTGCATTTCCTGCCAAAGCTAGCGTGATGGCAAGTGAAGGGAATTATGCCGAGGCCAGTCCAGTTTTGGCTTTAAGGGCACCGAGAACTTTGCAGCCTCCACCAGGAACTTTTTACAATCCTCCATCAAATAAATCCAGGCTGAGTGAAGAGACAAATCAGAGTAATATAGCCTCAGTAAGCTCAGCTCAGATACAGTTTAACAACAACAATGTGAATCTTGTTACAGATTCAGATGGAAAATCTGACATGCAGGGACAAAACAAAAGCCCCTGCAATATGACTGAATTGCAGACAACAGAAATAAAGCCAACCTATCAGAGACTTAGGCCAAAACGCATGCAGGAGCTAGAACACAGAGAAGCGCACTTTGTGTAG